A part of Primulina eburnea isolate SZY01 chromosome 10, ASM2296580v1, whole genome shotgun sequence genomic DNA contains:
- the LOC140802975 gene encoding uncharacterized protein isoform X2 — protein MADDILDEKLLMEKLSKLNSSQQSIETLSRWCVFHRKKAQQVVEIWDRLFKSAQQEQLVSFLYLANDVLQNSRRKGSEFVSEYLKVLPSALKFVHETGNENCRKAASRLVDIWEERKVFGSRVQNLKNEMLGNNLSAVHSGNLSPDISTGTNSNPIKVVKRDKSAVGGLPRKLLTNFQRVQEEEVHEETTLNICGNVVSSIQEILDFAGASSQGNLQGSDIVDYIQKQENILQQCISQLESSAAIRVTLISQLKKALQDQEFKLDLLQNELHVAQSQIEKAENISLKLTSSPTVRTTNQPIVETGFPTVKNWVGPPFSNKEESKKATAAALAAQLTSISSSAQMLTSILSSLVAEEAASKSSGLKWSKLESPSPPFSSLNNAEVVSSTYFPQLIPSQAPFCPPLGSSYNHGLSNQLPPPTMVHSGPGSSPQQTSQQPQFQQHQQPGSGGHFGSYEHQPSIHPVQKQ, from the exons ATGGCTGATGACATTTTAGATGAGAAATTGTTGATGGAGAAACTGTCTAAACTAAACAGTTCTCAACAAAGCATTGAAA CTTTATCTCGGTGGTGTGTTTTTCACCGCAAAAAGGCCCAGCAAGTTGTTGAAATATGGGATAGATTATTTAAATCTGCACAACAGGAGCAACTGGTTTCCTTTTTATATTTAGCTAATGATGTGCTACAAAATAGCAGGCGTAAGGGCAGTGAATTTGTGAGTGAGTACTTGAAGGTCCTTCCATCGGCTCTCAAGTTCGTTCATGAAACTGGCAACGAAAACTGCAGAAAAGCCGCATCTAGATTG GTGGACATatgggaagaaaggaaagtaTTTGGATCGAGGgttcaaaatcttaaaaatgaaatGCTGGGAAATAATCTGTCTGCAGTCCACAGTGGAAATCTTTCTCCTGATATTAGCACTGGAACCAATTCTAATCCTATCAAGGTTGTGAAAAGAGAT AAATCGGCTGTTGGAGGCTTGCCAAGAAAACTCTTGACCAATTTCCAGCGGGtacaagaagaagaagtccaTGAAGAAACCACCTTAAACATTTGTGGAAATGTTGTTTCTAGCATTCAAGAAATATTGGATTTTGCAGGTGCTTCTTCTCAAG GTAACCTGCAGGGTTCTGACATAGTGGATTACATACAGAAACAAGAGAACATCCTTCAGCAGTGCATTAGCCAGCTTGAGAGCTCCGCGGCGATCAGAGTTACTCTAATTTCTCAGCTGAAAAAAGCTCTCCAGGATCAA GAGTTCAAGCTGGATCTGCTTCAAAATGAGTTACAT GTTGCTCAGAGCCAGATCGAGAAAGCAGAAAATATAAGCCTGAAGCTAACATCGTCCCCAACTGTTCGAACAACGAATCAACCTATAGTTGAAACAGGATTTCCAACAGTGAAAAATTGGGTCGGGCCTCCGTTTTCCAACAAAGAGGAGAGCAAGAAGGCAACAGCTGCTGCTCTAGCTGCACAACTTACCTCCATATCATCTTCTGCGCAGATGCTTACTTCCATTCTCTCATCTCTTGTAGCAGAAGAGGCGGCATCAAAGAGCAGTGGCTTGAAATGGTCCAAGCTAGAATCACCATCACCACCTTTTTCTAGCTTGAACAATGCCGAGGTAGTTAGTTCTACCTATTTTCCTCAATTGATCCCATCACAAGCTCCGTTTTGCCCACCACTTGGTAGCTCTTATAACCATGGTTTGAGCAACCAACTGCCGCCTCCCACTATGGTACATTCTGGGCCTGGCTCATCACCACAGCAAACCAGCCAGCAGCCACAATTTCAGCAGCATCAGCAACCTGGAAGTGGTGGACATTTTGGATCCTACGAGCACCAGCCATCGATCCATCCTGTACAGAAACAGTGA
- the LOC140802975 gene encoding uncharacterized protein isoform X1, with protein MFFFFWKKLLSWKCSQPAGGRQYYFAFLGVMADDILDEKLLMEKLSKLNSSQQSIETLSRWCVFHRKKAQQVVEIWDRLFKSAQQEQLVSFLYLANDVLQNSRRKGSEFVSEYLKVLPSALKFVHETGNENCRKAASRLVDIWEERKVFGSRVQNLKNEMLGNNLSAVHSGNLSPDISTGTNSNPIKVVKRDKSAVGGLPRKLLTNFQRVQEEEVHEETTLNICGNVVSSIQEILDFAGASSQGNLQGSDIVDYIQKQENILQQCISQLESSAAIRVTLISQLKKALQDQEFKLDLLQNELHVAQSQIEKAENISLKLTSSPTVRTTNQPIVETGFPTVKNWVGPPFSNKEESKKATAAALAAQLTSISSSAQMLTSILSSLVAEEAASKSSGLKWSKLESPSPPFSSLNNAEVVSSTYFPQLIPSQAPFCPPLGSSYNHGLSNQLPPPTMVHSGPGSSPQQTSQQPQFQQHQQPGSGGHFGSYEHQPSIHPVQKQ; from the exons AT gtttttttttttttggaaaaagctGCTATCTTGGAAGTGCAGCCAGCCAGCAGGTGGAAGGCAATATTACTTT GCATTTCTAGGTGTAATGGCTGATGACATTTTAGATGAGAAATTGTTGATGGAGAAACTGTCTAAACTAAACAGTTCTCAACAAAGCATTGAAA CTTTATCTCGGTGGTGTGTTTTTCACCGCAAAAAGGCCCAGCAAGTTGTTGAAATATGGGATAGATTATTTAAATCTGCACAACAGGAGCAACTGGTTTCCTTTTTATATTTAGCTAATGATGTGCTACAAAATAGCAGGCGTAAGGGCAGTGAATTTGTGAGTGAGTACTTGAAGGTCCTTCCATCGGCTCTCAAGTTCGTTCATGAAACTGGCAACGAAAACTGCAGAAAAGCCGCATCTAGATTG GTGGACATatgggaagaaaggaaagtaTTTGGATCGAGGgttcaaaatcttaaaaatgaaatGCTGGGAAATAATCTGTCTGCAGTCCACAGTGGAAATCTTTCTCCTGATATTAGCACTGGAACCAATTCTAATCCTATCAAGGTTGTGAAAAGAGAT AAATCGGCTGTTGGAGGCTTGCCAAGAAAACTCTTGACCAATTTCCAGCGGGtacaagaagaagaagtccaTGAAGAAACCACCTTAAACATTTGTGGAAATGTTGTTTCTAGCATTCAAGAAATATTGGATTTTGCAGGTGCTTCTTCTCAAG GTAACCTGCAGGGTTCTGACATAGTGGATTACATACAGAAACAAGAGAACATCCTTCAGCAGTGCATTAGCCAGCTTGAGAGCTCCGCGGCGATCAGAGTTACTCTAATTTCTCAGCTGAAAAAAGCTCTCCAGGATCAA GAGTTCAAGCTGGATCTGCTTCAAAATGAGTTACAT GTTGCTCAGAGCCAGATCGAGAAAGCAGAAAATATAAGCCTGAAGCTAACATCGTCCCCAACTGTTCGAACAACGAATCAACCTATAGTTGAAACAGGATTTCCAACAGTGAAAAATTGGGTCGGGCCTCCGTTTTCCAACAAAGAGGAGAGCAAGAAGGCAACAGCTGCTGCTCTAGCTGCACAACTTACCTCCATATCATCTTCTGCGCAGATGCTTACTTCCATTCTCTCATCTCTTGTAGCAGAAGAGGCGGCATCAAAGAGCAGTGGCTTGAAATGGTCCAAGCTAGAATCACCATCACCACCTTTTTCTAGCTTGAACAATGCCGAGGTAGTTAGTTCTACCTATTTTCCTCAATTGATCCCATCACAAGCTCCGTTTTGCCCACCACTTGGTAGCTCTTATAACCATGGTTTGAGCAACCAACTGCCGCCTCCCACTATGGTACATTCTGGGCCTGGCTCATCACCACAGCAAACCAGCCAGCAGCCACAATTTCAGCAGCATCAGCAACCTGGAAGTGGTGGACATTTTGGATCCTACGAGCACCAGCCATCGATCCATCCTGTACAGAAACAGTGA
- the LOC140802974 gene encoding protein DETOXIFICATION 24-like has translation MEGGIQERLLDSGKEGDLKGRICQESKKIWRVALPSVISRVTSFGTIVVTQSFIGHLSSEDLAGYALVQTLLVRFVNGILIGMSSATETLCGQAFGAKQYHMMGIFLQRSWLVDLITLTILLPVFLFATPIFKLLGEDETIAKSAGYISLWFILFCYALVFSLTIQMYLQAQQKNIVIAWLSVMQFVLHVPLSWLFVNVLDFGIDGAMGSLCISSWFVVFGEFIYIFGGWCDESWKGFTVAALKDVFPVVKLSISSGLMICLEMWYYAILVLVAGYMKDAEVAISAFSVCININGWEFMICLGLLGAACVRVANELGRGDAKAVKFAIKVILSTSVALGLIFWILCLVFGKKIGYVFSNDENVAQTVSDLSILLAFSVLFNSIYPVFSGVAVGAGLQATVAIVNVVCFYLIGLPIGLILGYVTNLQVKGLWIGMLCGVITETLALSVMMWRINWDEEVLKASARLKRWYLETPDEANQATNPA, from the exons ATGGAAGGTGGAATCCAAGAAAGGCTGCTCGACTCAGGAAAGGAGGGTGATTTGAAAGGGAGAATTTGTCAAGAATCGAAAAAGATATGGAGGGTTGCCTTGCCCAGTGTAATATCAAGAGTAACTTCTTTCGGCACTATTGTAGTGACCCAATCGTTTATTGGGCACTTAAGTTCCGAGGATCTTGCTGGTTACGCACTTGTTCAGACCTTACTCGTCCGATTCGTTAACGGGATATTG ATAGGAATGTCTAGTGCGACTGAAACTCTATGCGGCCAAGCATTTGGAGCAAAACAGTACCATATGATGGGTATTTTCTTGCAAAGATCATGGCTCGTTGATCTCATCACTTTGACAATCTTACTTCCCGTATTTTTATTCGCAACGCCAATCTTTAAGCTCCTAGGCGAAGACGAGACTATCGCTAAATCTGCAGGATATATTTCTTTATGGTTCATTCTCTTCTGTTATGCCCTTGTCTTTAGTTTGACAATACAAATGTATCTGCAAGCACAGCAAAAGAACATTGTCATTGCATGGCTTTCGGTTATGCAGTTCGTGCTCCATGTCCCCCTGTCTTGGCTTTTTGTTAACGTTCTGGATTTCGGGATCGATGGTGCAATGGGTTCTCTGTGTATATCTTCATGGTTTGTTGTGTTTGGTGAGTTTATATACATTTTTGGCGGCTGGTGTGATGAGTCGTGGAAAGGATTCACGGTGGCTGCACTGAAGGATGTCTTCCCGGTTGTGAAACTCTCGATCTCTTCTGGTCTTATGATTTG CTTGGAGATGTGGTACTATGCCATTCTTGTGCTAGTAGCAGGATACATGAAAGATGCAGAAGTTGCCATTTCCGCCTTCTCTGTTTG CATCAATATCAACGGCTGGGAGTTCATGATATGCCTAGGACTACTTGGTGCGGCATG CGTGCGGGTTGCAAATGAACTCGGGAGAGGAGATGCTAAAGCTGTTAAATTTGCAATCAAAGTCATACTCTCCACTTCAGTTGCATTAGGGCTCATCTTTTGGATTCTCTGCTTAGTGTTTGGCAAGAAAATTGGATACGTGTTTAGCAACGATGAAAATGTTGCCCAGACTGTGTCGGATCTCTCTATTCTGCTCGCATTCTCCGTCTTGTTCaatagcatttatccagttttctCAG GTGTGGCTGTGGGAGCTGGTCTGCAAGCAACGGTAGCTATCGTCAACGTCGTTTGCTTCTATCTGATCGGTCTACCAATCGGCCTGATTCTTGGATATGTGACCAATCTTCAAGTAAAG GGACTTTGGATTGGAATGCTGTGTGGAGTTATCACCGAGACACTTGCTCTGAGTGTCATGATGTGGAGAATAAACTGGGATGAAGAG GTATTGAAAGCTTCAGCACGACTCAAAAGATGGTACTTGGAAACTCCAGATGAGGCTAATCAAGCTACTAATCCTGCTTGA